One window from the genome of Yarrowia lipolytica chromosome 1B, complete sequence encodes:
- a CDS encoding uncharacterized protein (Compare to YALI0B05786g, similar to uniprot|Q8X0S2 Neurospora crassa Related to syntaxin family member TLG1, similar to Saccharomyces cerevisiae TLG1 (YDR468C); ancestral locus Anc_5.593), which translates to MDPFVQVCADAQNQLTQTRDLLEQFRSDPSNHNTLQDLTNITEELAETISDLSQSVEAAQGRPQQFGLSSEDIQDRSKQVAQLMSQLGQVQKEVSKIRNTGTPHGIYSDEPDDTEARTAGLTQQMYASQIEEQDNALDGVYNTVNSLREQANVMSRELEDQSYLIDDLDRHADSAGSRLQRGLKKVDWVVRKNQETLGSCCITLLIVALIILLVLLIAL; encoded by the coding sequence atggaTCCTTTTGTACAAGTCTGCGCGGATGCGCAAAACCAGCTGACGCAGACGCGAgacctgctggagcagTTCCGGTCGGACCCTTCAAACCACAATACCCTTCAGGATCTCACAAACATCACAGAGGAGCTGGCAGAGACGATATCCGACCTTTCACAGTCCGTCGAGGCCGCCCAGGGCCGACCACAGCAGTTTGGTCTCAGCAGCGAAGATATCCAGGACCGTAGCAAGCAGGTTGCTCAACTCATGTCGCAGCTGGGTCAGGTACAGAAGGAGGTGAGCAAGATTCGGAACACAGGCACGCCACATGGCATCTACTCCGATGAGCCAGACGACACGGAGGCCCGAACTGCAGGGCTCACCCAGCAGATGTATGCAAGCCAGATCGAGGAGCAGGACAACGCTCTTGATGGCGTCTACAACACGGTGAACTCGTTGCGGGAACAGGCCAACGTCATGTCGcgggagctggaggaccaGTCGTATCTCATTGATGACCTAGATCGTCACGCCGACTCGGCTGGCTCTCGGTTACAGCGTGGTCTTAAGAAAGTGGATTGGGTGGTGCGAAAGAACCAAGAGACTCTGGGTTCATGCTGCATCACTCTGTTGATTGTGGCCCTAATCATTCTGCTTGTTCTGCTCATTGCTCTGTAA
- a CDS encoding uncharacterized protein (Compare to YALI0B05808g, similar to uniprot|P38276 Saccharomyces cerevisiae YBR137w), producing the protein MATPLPFDLPLEKIDEQEGECILMGFNADYAFELGSQIRERAKKAGKCILIDITTVTGLTWFRAASGLGTNIDNQHWVSRKRNAVIRFGRSSFFLGCNMRQKGRTLQEAYGVSDTEYAAHGGGFPIRVNGIEGPVAVVTVSGLPQVEDHTLVYQCLRDFAAQQRKELS; encoded by the coding sequence ATGGCCACACCACTCCCCTTTGATCTTCCGCTGGAAAAAATTGACGAGCAGGAAGGCGAATGCATTCTCATGGGCTTCAACGCCGACTACGCGTTCGAGCTGGGCTCCCAGATCCGAGAACGCGCCAAGAAGGCAGGCAAGTGCATTCTGATCGATATTACCACCGTCACCGGTCTCACCTGGTTCCGGGCCGCTTCCGGACTGGGAACCAACATTGATAACCAGCACTGGGTGTCCCGAAAGCGAAACGCTGTTATTCGATTCGGTCGAAGCAGTTTCTTTCTGGGATGCAACATGAGACAGAAGGGCCGAACTCTGCAGGAGGCCTACGGAGTCAGTGACACTGAGTATGCTGCTCACGGAGGAGGATTCCCCATTCGCGTCAACGGAATCGAGGGCCCCGTCGCTGTTGTCACTGTCAGTGGTCTCCCTCAGGTTGAAGACCATACTCTTGTCTACCAGTGTCTCCGTGACTTTGCTGCCCAGCAACGAAAGGAACTGTCCTAA
- a CDS encoding uncharacterized protein (Compare to YALI0B05830g, similar to Saccharomyces cerevisiae SDC1 (YDR469W); ancestral locus Anc_5.594, weakly similar to uniprot|Q10661 Caenorhabditis elegans Dosage compensation protein dpy-30 (Dumpty-30 protein)) has translation MADTPMTDAFPAAAAPETAVAKTEPGPEPAIPAASVSEISSTHTPSAVATPPTSTSTPAAEPIKQETASTASLPNPAENYGAPTRLWLNKEVSPALLAGMRQIAKDKPEDPVRALGEFLINYKK, from the coding sequence ATGGCTGATACACCCATGACTGACGCCTTTCCTGCAGCTGCGGCTCCGGAGACTGCTGTGGCCAAGACAGAGCCTGGTCCCGAGCCTGCCATCCCTGCTGCTTCCGTGTCTGAAATATCATCTACACACACTCCCTCAGCGGTGGCTACCCCACCAACTTCCACATCCACACCCGCGGCGGAGCCAATCAAGCAGGAGACGGCTTCCACTGCCTCGCTCCCAAACCCTGCCGAAAACTACGGCGCTCCTACGCGACTGTGGCTCAATAAGGAGGTGAGTCCCGCCCTGCTGGCTGGCATGCGACAGAttgccaaggacaagcCTGAGGACCCCGTCCGGGCTCTGGGGGAGTTCCtcatcaactacaagaAGTGA
- a CDS encoding uncharacterized protein (Compare to YALI0B05852g, similar to uniprot|Q03327 Saccharomyces cerevisiae YDR470c, similar to Saccharomyces cerevisiae UGO1 (YDR470C); ancestral locus Anc_5.595) — protein sequence MATDNTLRPYYNADTFGTGTLYTKRQFPNFSDAPGGATTSGSYTHFEGGNSSRLTRNVGNHNFGDLFDGIEIDYDITGTSESVRNAMHSLFQLYGKTFLSQPWEVSKLLLQVGDWSHLQRVESAAEVEDHIIEVALEEEEEREEDEEIDYFESNHRETLGDLSPRTHSRNHSHGGDSPIVLDSDPLPDQKKRLKKFLKNYHSQLQARTTRNWDILLALNEVDGVRGPWRALNASFLLGALTMTLEAWFSGFFSSISNSPDPLFLEEVAHSPTPITSIVVAVSASVITSLLVAPLDLIRTRLIVSTLSTKPRSVRQSLVELKSLLCPPELLVPTFLGSFCTSIVRHTLPLWKITKLGIDSYHFPVLDRLFNLASAYVTMIVKLPLETMLRRAQVNHLDLPSGAMIVKPVVQTSTVAVWWHLLSGQMPLEDLYRGWRVSALGVLGEWGVASFRSVNKAGREKF from the coding sequence atggcGACCGACAACACATTACGGCCCTATTACAACGCCGATACGTTTGGAACAGGCACGCTGTACACCAAGCGACAGTTCCCCAACTTCTCCGACGCACCTGGCGGAGCCACTACCTCTGGGTCCTACACACATTTTGAAGGTGGCAACAGCAGCCGACTGACCCGCAATGTGGGCAACCACAACTTCGGCGATCTGTTTGATGGCATTGAGATTGACTACGACATTACCGGAACGTCCGAGTCGGTTCGAAATGCCATGCATTCGCTGTTCCAGCTCTACGGCAAGACCTTTCTGAGTCAGCCCTGGGAGGTCAGCAAGCTACTGCTGCAGGTAGGAGACTGGAGTCATTTGCAACGAGTGGAGAGCGCGGCCGAGGTCGAGGACCACATTATTGAAGTGGCTcttgaggaggaagaggagcgagaggaggacgaagagATTGACTATTTCGAAAGCAACCATAGAGAAACGCTGGGAGACTTGAGTCCTCGAACCCACAGCCGAAATCATAGTCACGGAGGCGACTCCCCTATTGTACTGGATTCAGACCCTCTACCTgaccagaagaagcgacTCAAGAAGTTCCTCAAGAACTACCATAGCCAGCTACAGGCCCGAACTACACGCAACTGGGACATTCTGCTGGCTCTCAACGAGGTTGACGGAGTTCGGGGACCATGGAGAGCTCTCAACGCCTCCTTCCTGCTTGGAGCTCTTACAATGACTCTGGAGGCATGGTTTTCTGGATTCTTCAGCTCCATTTCTAACTCTCCGGACcctctgtttctggaagAGGTCGCTCACTCCCCTACTCCCATCACCTCTATCGTTGTAGCCGTCAGCGCTTCAGTGATCACCTCTCTCCTTGTGGCTCCTCTCGATCTCATCCGAACACGTCTGATTGTGTCTACACTCTCCACCAAGCCCCGTTCCGTGCGACAGTCGCTCGTGGAGCTCAAGTCGCTTCTGTGCCCtcccgagctgctggtgcccACTTTCCTCGGCTCTTTCTGTACATCTATTGTGCGACACACTCTACCTCTTTGGAAAATCACCAAGCTGGGCATTGACTCGTACCACTTCCCCGTGCTTGACAGACTGTTCAACCTGGCCAGCGCGTACGTGACCATGATCGTCAAGCTGCCATTGGAGACTATGTTGCGACGAGCACAAGTGAACCACCTGGATCTGCCCTCTGGTGCCATGATTGTCAAGCCCGTTGTCCAGACCTCCACTGTGGCTGTCTGGTGGCACCTGCTGTCTGGCCAGATGCCCCTGGAGGATCTTTACAGAGGATGGAGAGTGTCTGCTCTCGGAGTGCTGGGAGAGTGGGGTGTTGCAAGCTTCAGAAGTGTGAACAAGGCTGGACGGGAAAAGTTTTAG
- a CDS encoding uncharacterized protein (Compare to YALI0B05874g, some similarities with uniprot|P25386 Saccharomyces cerevisiae YDL058w USO1 intracellular protein transport protein), which translates to MSGKDRKRPIWDSADPERNPPPLPMNPSSPGLRSAPTSGGQLGGRVANSPFKRTLDPRADESPTKHATSSSFAPAMSSHTAGTSSTRPQTAPIGELEDTIGHMQDSLESLISRSNSNGKALNEFRGDVKKSSTALTAIKAEVSATFASLTSSLDVFMDQMGKALEDNKRKLDETSPTAILTGHMNRIHNGIDNLSTAMRVLEQGNLDVTGSISKVKSDIVSQIISLLDFKEVIQVVQDGNKQLDSSFTSNLMSVQSDLKRFRELDRSDVEDIKSCLDSLSQAVKETHQNQLTASVDEEQLIKLRKINEDLEGQLAASSLDKRNHAAKLSKLEAEVEVLRKTAAEATGAREKAENDSNILKQENEKLRHESQLLQTQNQSIRDTHGNYKDQIKGLSLDVEKLNEQLEAAKRQGRELEDNKSTIESVKQDHKFAFEALREDHKTAVDILKQEHQTALRDLKEELKGEHKVIVDDMKADHETALSSQKEAIKREYLELVASLKKDHSGHVDTLKAEHADMLSSLKSEHVSMVSSLKKEHSDRLDTLEARHKDLIRSNSDTIESLKKNMSTIELARGGEDQNKVDIEQAVSVIKADHVKEMQALKEVHAKEMASLKETHSNFAESLKESHLKELCALKDAHATAVEEFKIRLEGAETNYKDQLAQWREEHKTAITGITNFRDDNMKKIEAEYLERIAEVKQCHSDVLTEVKDRHEKELESAQKEATIHLATIESLKEEHKKEMSLMKAEHAEELTQLKEAQARENAVLKEEYAKGTAAAEEKHAKEMGAAKEEHAKELVAIKEKHGKEMASVMAEHTQTLASLADDHKQTTSAAQEENKKALSTAHEQHKKAVSDLKEEHKQTVASVTKDYDGKVSSLEEKHVTAMALLKTKHEGMVLSLKEEHAKSLVASKEGFEKHLAGVKQEHTEALAAFKSLKEEHTAEVSEIKKTHAEETQALRDGFSSLTAVATSLGDQLHASESTVGDLEKKLAEATSVLEQTVSDASVNIKESWESTVSGLKLESDLAASKKELKEVTEKLTVVKEELIDITSKLTEAKKEHIELTETVSELQARKSELTNANDGANECLRIRLESLKSLENRVKSLNDKTLDSLVDRSKSILGSATMSILNSGQLNSQGQPTSSKRNLSLAGNVIRESATLLKPDLDDEDKENPIMVMKRGMGSVGGKGRSVSMFHDAHNA; encoded by the exons ATGAGTGGTAAGGACAGAAAACGGCCAAT tTGGGATTCTGCAGACCCAGAACGAAACCCTCCCCCCCTACCCATGAACCCCTCTTCACCAGGGCTACGTTCAGCTCCGACTTCTGGAGGACAGCTTGGAGGTAGAGTGGCCAACTCGCCATTCAAAAGGACCCTCGATCCTCGAGCAGACGAGTCGCCCACAAAACACGCGacgtcctcctcctttgCTCCAGCCATGAGTTCCCACACAGCAGGCACGTCCTCTACAcggccacaaacagctccCATCGGAGAACTCGAAGATACCATCGGTCATATGCAAGACTCTCTCGAATCCCTGATTTCGCGCTCAAACTCCAACGGAAAGGCCCTCAACGAATTCAGAGGAGATGTCAAGAAGAGTAGCACGGCTCTGACAGCTATCAAGGCCGAAGTCTCAGCTACCTTCGCCAGTCTGACTTCTTCACTCGATGTCTTTATGGACCAGATGGGAAAAGCTCTGGAGGACAACAAACGAAAGCTGGATGAGACTTCCCCCACTGCCATTTTGACTGGCCACATGAATCGTATCCACAACGGAATCGACAACCTCTCCACGGCTATGAGAGTATTGGAACAAGGAAACTTGGATGTCACAGGTTCGATCTCAAAGGTGAAGAGCGACATTGTCAGCCAGATTATCAGTCTGCTGGATTTCAAGGAGGTAATTCAGGTTGTGCAGGACGGAAACAAGCAGCTAGATAGTTCCTTCACCTCGAACCTCATGTCTGTTCAATCAGACCTCAAGCGCTTCCGAGAACTGGATAGAAGTGACGTGGAGGATATCAAGAGCTGTCTCGACAGTCTTTCTCAGGCTGTCAAGGAGACccaccagaaccagctAACAGCCTCGGTTGACGAGGAACAACTCATCAAGCTTCGAAAGATCAACGAGGACCTTGAGGGTCAACTTGCCGCGTCTTCTCTCGACAAGCGAAACCATGCTGCCAAGCTGTCCAAACTCGAAGCTGAGGTTGAGGTTCTGCGCAAGACCGCCGCCGAGGCTACAGGAGCACGGGAAAAGGCTGAGAATGACTCCAACATTCTCAAACAGGAGAACGAGAAACTGCGACACGAGagccagctgctccagacacaaaaccaGTCGATTCGAGATACCCACGGCAACTACAAGGATCAGATCAAGGGGCTTTCGCTGGAtgtggagaagctcaatgAGCAGTTGGAGGCTGCCAAGCGACAAGGCAGAGAGCTGGAGGATAACAAGAGCACGATCGAGTCTGTGAAGCAGGACCACAAGTTCGCCTTCGAGGCGTTGAGGGAGGACCACAAGACTGCGGTTGACATTCTGAAACAGGAGCATCAGACTGCTCTCAGagatctcaaggaggaatTGAAGGGAGAGCACAAGGTGATTGTGGACGACATGAAGGCTGATCACGAAACTGCGCTTTCCTCGCAGAAGGAAGCTATCAAGAGAGAGTACCTAGAACTTGTCGCTtcgttgaagaaggaccaCAGTGGACATGTTGACACTCTTAAAGCTGAGCATGCTGATATGTTGTCCTCACTCAAGTCTGAACATGTCAGTATGGTTTCGTCACTCAAAAAGGAGCATTCTGATCGTCTGGATACCCTTGAGGCACGACACAAGGACTTGATCAGATCCAACAGTGACACCATAGAGAGcctcaagaagaacatgTCTACCATTGAGCTGGCTCGTGGTGGAGAGGATCAGAATAAGGTGGATATTGAGCAAGCTGTGAGTGTTATTAAGGCTGACCACGTCAAGGAAATGCaagctctcaaggaggtaCATGCCAAGGAAATGGCGTCTCTGAAGGAGACTCACTCCAATTTTGCCGAATCGCTCAAAGAGAGTCATCTGAAGGAGCTTTGTGCTCTGAAGGATGCCCATGCCACCGCTGTGGAAGAGTTCAAGATCCGCCTTGAGGGTGCTGAAACAAACTACAAGGACCAGCTGGCACAGTGGCGAGAGGAGCATAAGACTGCCATCACTGGTATCACAAACTTCCGAGATGATAACATGAAGAAGATTGAAGCCGAATACCTTGAGCGGATTGCGGAGGTCAAACAGTGTCATTCTGACGTTCTCACTGAAGTGAAAGACCGACATGAGAAGGAGCTTGAGAGTGCACAAAAAGAGGCCACTATTCACCTGGCTACGATCGAATCTCTGAAGGAAGAacacaagaaggagatgtcTTTAATGAAGGCAGAGCATGCGGAAGAGCTCACACAACTGAAAGAAGCCCAAGCCAGAGAGAATGCTGTTCTTAAGGAAGAGTATGCAAAGGGGACTGCAGCTGCCGAGGAGAAACATGCCAAGGAGATGGGTGCTGCTAAGGAGGAGCatgccaaggagctggtggcgatcaaggagaagcacGGCAAGGAAATGGCTTCTGTCATGGCTGAACATACGCAGACTCTTGCCTCCCTTGCTGATGATCACAAGCAGACCACCTCTGCCGCACAAGAGGAAAACAAGAAAGCTCTTTCTACAGCCCATGAGCAACACAAGAAGGCTGTTTCTGATCTTAAGGAGGAGCACAAGCAGACCGTTGCCTCAGTAACAAAGGATTATGACGGCAAGGTGTCTTcactggaggagaagcatGTTACTGCTATGGCCTTACTGAAAACCAAACACGAGGGTATGGTTTTGTCcctgaaggaggagcacgCCAAAAGTCTTGTTGCGTCTAAGGAGGGCTTTGAAAAACATCTTGCTGGTGTTAAGCAAGAGCACACTGAGGCTCTCGCTGCCTTCAAGTCtttgaaggaggagcacaCTGCCGAGGTTTCTGAGATCAAAAAGACTCACGCTGAGGAGACGCAAGCTCTTAGAGATGGTTTCAGTTCCCTCACCGCTGTCGCCACCAGCTTGGGGGACCAGCTGCATGCATCCGAAAGTACTGTTGGTgacctggagaagaagttgGCCGAGGCCACGTCTGTTCTAGAGCAGACTGTTTCCGATGCCAGCGTAAACATCAAGGAGTCGTGGGAGTCTACAGTTTCTGGGTTGAAGCTCGAGTCTGACCTCGCTGCTTCTAAGAAGGAGCTGAAGGAAGTTACTGAGAAGCTCACTgttgtcaaggaggagctcattGACATCACGTCCAAGTTGActgaggccaagaaggagcacaTAGAACTTACTGAGACAGTGTCTGAACTCCAGGCCCGCAAGAGTGAGCTCACCAATGCCAACGACGGTGCCAATGAGTGTCTTCGGATCAGACTGGAGTCTCTCAAGTCTCTGGAAAACCGTGTCAAGAGTCTCAACGACAAGACTCTGGACTCTCTGGTGGACCGAAGCAAGTCCATTTTGGGCTCTGCCACCATGTCCATTCTCAACAGTGGACAGCTCAACTCCCAGGGCCAGCCCACATCGTCGAAACGAAATCTGTCTCTTGCAGGCAACGTCATTCGTGAGTCTGCCACTTTGTTGAAGCCTGATCTTGACGATGAAGATAAGGAGAACCCTATCATGGTCATGAAGCGGGGCATGGGTAGTGTTGGAGGTAAGGGTCGAAGTGTTAGCATGTTCCATGATGCGCATAATGCCTAG
- a CDS encoding 60S ribosomal protein eL27 (Compare to YALI0B05896g, similar to uniprot|P0C2H6 Saccharomyces cerevisiae YHR010w RPL27A and similar to uniprot|P0C2H7 Saccharomyces cerevisiae YDR471W RPL27B Ribosomal Protein of the Large subunit, similar to Saccharomyces cerevisiae RPL27B (YDR471W) and RPL27A (YHR010W); ancestral locus Anc_5.597): MSNKFLKSGKVALVVRGRYAGKKVVIIKAHDEGTKAHPFPHALVAGVERYPLQVSADMDAKKIAKRTKVKPFIKVVNYNHMMPTRYTLDLGSNLKNVIGTETFAEPTLREDAKKTIKQAFEERHKSGKNKWFFTKLRF, encoded by the exons ATGTCCAACAAGTTTTTGAAGTCAGGCAAAGTTG CTCTCGTTGTTCGAGGCCGATACGCTGGTAAGAAGGTCGTGATCATCAAGGCTCACGATGAGGGAACCAAGGCTCACCCCTTCCCCCACGCTCTGGTTGCCGGTGTCGAGCGATACCCTCTCCAGGTTTCCGCTGACATggacgccaagaagatcgCCAAGCGAACCAAGGTCAAGCCCTTCATCAAGGTCGTCAACTACAACCACATGATGCCCACTCGATACACCCTCGACCTCGGttccaacctcaagaacgTCATTGGCACTGAGACCTTCGCCGAGCCCACTCTCCGAGaggacgccaagaagaccatcAAGCAGGCCTTTGAGGAGCGACACAAGTCTGGTAAGAACAAGTGGTTCTTCACCAAGCTCCGATTCTAA
- a CDS encoding uncharacterized protein (Compare to YALI0B05918g, similar to Saccharomyces cerevisiae DIA4 (YHR011W); ancestral locus Anc_5.598, similar to uniprot|P38705 Saccharomyces cerevisiae Putative seryl-tRNA synthetase YHR011W (EC 6.1.1.11)) translates to MLRRITRAVPRVNARLFSSTSVSLQADEWKNLKAPKHDYKGKITGIGQETIIREAIQRQLPEDTISQLERLESAYQQYRECTQKYDEARHKQRKVSDAIKVATDKKALAQEASEAKKLMKAMDLNQREAIATLNSLMELVPNVIHSTVPQGDDVEVLEILNPDRQYKSDVGHYEIGHSLNLLDTKTSANTSGYGWYYLLGQGAQLEQALVAYVLDKARVSGWMTVAPPTIIRKSVAHACGFKPRDVGGEKQIYAIEDQDHCLAGTAEIPLAAWAADKSFKYTSDPVKVSGVSRSYRAEAGARGADTKGLYRVHEFTKVELFAWTISPESADAILEDMLAFQKSVVVDLGLKARVLNMPAFELGYPAAKKYDIEAWLPGRGDWGEITSTSNCLDYQSRRLHTTFKLRDAKKVYAQTLNGTALAVPRVIAAICESNYDPETKTIAVPEVLQKYMGGVTSIGAQDNCDVFATT, encoded by the coding sequence ATGTTAAGGCGAATTACTCGTGCGGTCCCCAGGGTAAACGCtcgtctcttctccagcacatCTGTGTCACTACAGGCTGACGAGTGGAAAAACCTCAAGGCCCCGAAACACGATTACAAGGGCAAAATCACTGGAATCGGCCAAGAAACCATCATTCGAGAAGCCATTCAGCGACAGCTTCCTGAAGACACCATTTCGCAGCTCGAGCGGCTTGAATCAGCCTACCAACAGTATCGAGAATGCACCCAGAAGTACGATGAGGCTCGACACAAGCAGAGAAAGGTGTCTGATGCGATCAAGGTGGCCACGGACAAGAAGGCGCTCGCACAGGAAGCTTCCGAGGCGAAAAAGCTCATGAAAGCTATGGATCTGAACCAGAGAGAGGCCATCGCAACCCTCAATTCTCTCATGGAGCTGGTCCCCAACGTCATTCACTCCACCGTGCCCCAGGGAGACGACgtggaggtgttggagaTCCTCAACCCCGACCGACAGTACAAGTCCGACGTAGGACATTACGAAATTGGCCATAGTCTCAATCTGCTCGACACAAAGACGTCGGCCAACACCTCGGGATATGGATGGTACTACTTGCTGGGTCAGGGGGCTCAGCTTGAACAGGCTCTTGTGGCCTATGTTCTGGATAAGGCCCGTGTCAGTGGATGGATGACTGTAGCCCCTCCCACCATCATCCGAAAGTCGGTTGCACATGCATGTGGCTTCAAGCCCCGAGATGTCGGAGGAGAGAAGCAGATTTACGCTATTGAGGACCAGGACCATTGTCTGGCTGGCACTGCTGAAATCCCGCTGGCTGCATGGGCTGCTGACAAGTCTTTCAAGTACACAAGCGACCCCGTTAAGGTGTCTGGAGTCAGTCGGTCGTACCGAGCTGAAGCGGGAGCTCGAGGAGCAGATACCAAGGGTCTGTATCGAGTGCATGAGTTCACCAAGGTAGAGCTGTTTGCATGGACCATTTCTCCTGAATCAGCAGATGCCATTCTCGAAGACATGCTTGCATTCCAAAAgtctgtggttgtggatCTCGGTCTCAAGGCTCGGGTTCTCAATATGCCAGCTTTCGAGCTCGGTTACCCCGCCGCTAAGAAGTACGATATTGAGGCCTGGCTTCCTGGCCGAGGAGACTGGGGTGAAatcacctccacctccaactgTCTCGACTACCAGAGTCGACGTTTGCATACCACTTTCAAGCTGAGAgacgccaagaaggtgtATGCCCAGACTCTCAACGGTACGGCTTTGGCTGTGCCCAGAGTAATTGCTGCCATCTGTGAGAGCAACTACGATCCGGAGACAAAGACCATTGCTGTTCCCGAGGTGCTACAGAAGTACATGGGAGGAGTTACCTCCATCGGAGCCCAGGACAACTGCGACGTCTTTGCCACCACCTAG